From one Micromonospora siamensis genomic stretch:
- a CDS encoding helix-turn-helix transcriptional regulator → MSDRTDWNDLRERRMAEPGAVEAYDAARIAFELGQSVRSLRERNGWSQSQLALAAGMTQSAVARFEAGGTVPTLPVLERLARALNMRLDVRFSPDVDAA, encoded by the coding sequence ATGAGTGATCGCACCGACTGGAACGACCTGCGTGAGCGGCGGATGGCGGAGCCCGGCGCGGTGGAGGCGTACGACGCTGCCCGCATCGCCTTCGAACTCGGTCAGAGCGTACGGAGCCTGCGCGAGCGCAACGGCTGGAGCCAGAGCCAGCTCGCTCTCGCCGCGGGCATGACGCAGTCCGCCGTGGCCCGCTTCGAGGCCGGCGGCACCGTGCCGACACTGCCGGTCCTCGAACGGCTCGCCCGGGCGCTCAACATGCGGCTCGACGTTCGCTTCTCCCCGGACGTCGACGCCGCCTGA
- a CDS encoding GNAT family N-acetyltransferase — translation MGDVGIEPWSEDDLELLRQLNQPSVRAYTGGTETDDQVIVRHGRYLRGPVRGAGQMFAVVLLPERVKVGSVGYWPRVWHDEPVYEMGWAVLPEFQGRGIATAAVRAVVDAARARGDRRWAHAYPSVDNPPSNAVCRKAGFELVGPTDFEYPPGQWMRSNDWRLDLTGPTAG, via the coding sequence ATGGGGGACGTGGGGATCGAGCCGTGGAGCGAGGACGACCTGGAGTTGCTGCGCCAGCTCAACCAGCCGTCCGTCCGCGCGTACACCGGCGGGACCGAGACCGACGACCAGGTGATCGTCCGGCACGGCCGTTACCTGCGCGGCCCGGTCCGCGGCGCCGGTCAGATGTTCGCCGTGGTGCTGCTGCCCGAGCGGGTGAAGGTGGGCAGCGTCGGCTACTGGCCCCGGGTCTGGCACGACGAGCCGGTCTACGAGATGGGCTGGGCGGTGCTCCCCGAGTTCCAGGGGCGGGGGATCGCCACCGCCGCCGTGCGGGCGGTGGTCGACGCGGCGCGGGCGCGGGGTGACCGGCGCTGGGCGCACGCGTACCCGTCGGTGGACAATCCGCCGTCGAACGCGGTCTGCCGCAAGGCGGGCTTCGAGCTGGTCGGCCCGACCGACTTCGAGTACCCGCCGGGGCAGTGGATGCGTTCCAACGACTGGCGTCTGGACCTGACCGGGCCGACGGCGGGCTGA
- a CDS encoding type II toxin-antitoxin system RelE/ParE family toxin → MAWASVELEPEVRDWLEDLPTPYFARTAFYIDLLAERGALLGEPYTRQLDGKLRELRFYLERDAVRVTYWIAPDRRIILLTVFRKTRMREDREIERARRALERCVAERHSVS, encoded by the coding sequence ATGGCCTGGGCTAGTGTAGAGCTCGAACCAGAAGTCCGAGACTGGCTGGAGGATTTGCCGACCCCGTACTTCGCGAGGACCGCGTTCTACATCGACCTGCTCGCCGAGCGAGGCGCCCTGCTCGGGGAGCCGTACACCAGGCAGCTGGACGGGAAGCTCCGCGAGCTTCGCTTCTATCTGGAGCGCGACGCGGTGCGCGTAACGTACTGGATCGCACCCGACCGGCGGATCATCCTTCTCACCGTGTTCCGCAAGACGCGGATGCGTGAAGATCGGGAGATCGAGCGGGCTCGGCGGGCGTTGGAGCGCTGTGTCGCCGAGCGGCACAGCGTCAGCTGA